A window from Culex pipiens pallens isolate TS chromosome 3, TS_CPP_V2, whole genome shotgun sequence encodes these proteins:
- the LOC120419979 gene encoding CDGSH iron-sulfur domain-containing protein 3, mitochondrial has translation MNIIRSSVLCRLSSNVPRFLSKTSVRLNSSEIPKNVIADLSTAQHQQPDGLVYDKKPFKIDLEEGKRYSWCLCGKSKSQPLCDGTHKLVQYKITLKPVRFQVEKTGTYWLCNCKHTKNRPFCDGTHKSEDIQSKAGK, from the exons ATGAATATTATCCGGAGCTCGGTGTTATGCCGTCTGTCCTCAAATGTGCCG AGATTTCTCTCGAAGACCTCCGTCAGACTGAACAGTTCCGAGATTCCGAAGAACGTTATCGCTGATCTCTCGACGGCCCAGCATCAGCAGCCCGATGGGTTGGTGTACGATAAGAAGCCATTCAAGATCGATCTGGAAGAGG GCAAACGATACTCGTGGTGCCTGTGCGGCAAGTCCAAGTCACAGCCCCTGTGCGACGGAACACACAAGCTGGTGCAGTACAAAATTACGCTAAA GCCGGTGCGATTCCAGGTGGAGAAAACCGGCACTTACTGGTTATGCAACTGTAAGCACACCAAAAACCGTCCCTTCTGCGACGGCACTCACAAGAGTGAAGACATCCAATCAAAGGCTGGAAAGTGA